In the Longimicrobiales bacterium genome, one interval contains:
- a CDS encoding FxsA family protein, protein MNVLGRLALLFVVVPILELMLLIEMGQWVGIVPTLALVVATGIGGAALARAEGLRVVFQFQTELAQGKLPGQAMLDGASVLIGGAFLLTPGVLTDFVGFALLFPLTRRWIQRRVKARLEGQIKDGTVRVVSMGAGGLGGFSGGAAGFDTPQTEVSREPDLDPAKGIEIECEDV, encoded by the coding sequence ATGAACGTCTTAGGCCGGCTGGCTCTCCTGTTTGTCGTGGTCCCCATCTTGGAACTCATGCTCCTGATCGAGATGGGGCAGTGGGTGGGGATCGTGCCCACGCTGGCGCTCGTGGTAGCCACCGGAATCGGAGGCGCGGCCCTCGCGCGCGCCGAGGGTCTTCGGGTGGTTTTCCAATTCCAGACAGAGCTGGCTCAAGGCAAACTGCCCGGCCAAGCGATGCTGGATGGCGCTTCAGTGCTAATTGGGGGCGCCTTTCTGCTCACCCCCGGTGTGCTGACTGATTTCGTGGGCTTTGCCCTGCTCTTCCCGCTCACGCGGCGCTGGATTCAGCGCAGGGTGAAAGCACGACTCGAAGGCCAGATCAAAGACGGAACCGTGCGTGTCGTTTCGATGGGTGCGGGGGGCCTTGGCGGCTTCAGTGGCGGGGCGGCCGGCTTCGACACTCCGCAGACTGAGGTGTCCCGCGAGCCCGACCTCGACCCTGCCAAGGGGATCGAGATCGAGTGCGAGGACGTTTAG
- a CDS encoding MBL fold metallo-hydrolase, with product MRDHLRFFNAGNVGPFTLDGTRTYLVGTKSVAMIDPGPDVGDHVRALAMAVESVTELKILLTHGHPDHAAAVGSVAQAVTRHAAERASAGSSDRFSMSVWGPKGVAGVDHVLADGDLVVTDVGSLIALHTPGHTREHLCFHWERQDALFVGDLLLGEGDTTWVAEYEGCVADYLDSLARLRSLGLKLIYPAHGAPLEDPTNALDRFESHRRERIAQVAAALADHPGADAARLLEVVYGDTLPKGMRAPALQSLGALLEYVRSVVEH from the coding sequence GTGAGGGACCACCTGCGCTTCTTCAATGCGGGAAACGTCGGTCCTTTCACGTTAGATGGGACGCGGACCTACCTGGTAGGTACCAAGAGCGTCGCCATGATTGATCCGGGCCCGGATGTGGGAGACCATGTCCGGGCCTTGGCTATGGCGGTAGAATCGGTAACGGAACTGAAGATTTTGCTCACTCACGGGCATCCCGATCACGCTGCCGCGGTTGGCTCTGTGGCCCAGGCGGTCACTCGACACGCGGCCGAGCGAGCGAGCGCCGGTTCGTCGGACCGCTTCTCGATGTCTGTTTGGGGTCCTAAGGGCGTGGCGGGCGTGGACCATGTCCTGGCCGATGGAGATCTGGTCGTCACCGACGTCGGTAGTCTCATCGCGCTCCACACGCCGGGCCACACCCGGGAGCATCTCTGCTTCCATTGGGAAAGGCAGGACGCCCTGTTTGTCGGCGACTTACTGCTTGGTGAGGGTGATACCACCTGGGTCGCTGAATACGAGGGATGCGTGGCTGACTATCTCGATTCTCTGGCCCGTTTGCGCAGCCTGGGGCTCAAGTTGATCTATCCAGCCCATGGTGCTCCGCTGGAAGACCCAACGAACGCCTTGGACCGTTTCGAATCCCACCGGCGGGAGCGAATCGCTCAGGTAGCGGCGGCTTTGGCTGATCATCCAGGAGCGGATGCGGCGCGACTTCTCGAGGTCGTCTACGGAGACACGCTTCCGAAGGGAATGCGGGCCCCGGCCCTCCAGAGCTTAGGTGCGTTGCTGGAGTATGTCCGAAGTGTCGTTGAACACTGA
- a CDS encoding amidase has product MGGKMDRRDFIKVSGLGAAAAATVGASGCVPDATPAPGSTDAWWTTQAFELEEATIAGLTDDMATGRRSSVDITQLYLDRIAALDRDGPQLRSIIETNPEALTLAAELDEERAAGNVRGPLHGIPIVVKDNVDTADGMMTTAGSYALEGHIASQDSHVAVQLKAAGAIILAKANLSEWANFRSTRSSSGWSGRGGQCGNAYAVDRNPCGSSAGSGAATSANFCAGSIGTETNGSIVCPSSVNGVVGLKPTVGLVSRSGIIPIAHTQDTAGPMTRTVADAAAMLTALAGADPRDPMSAPAAQYTDTDYRDFLDASALRGARIGVERSYFGADPHRDDLMEQAIVDMANAGATIIDNADLVNRSRIGAPSYQVLLYEFKTDLELYFQSVAPELNMRTLDDLIAFNEANADREMPWFGQEIVIEAAAKGDLSTPEYLESKETARRYSQDEGIDWLMEEHQLDAIVAPTTRSAWKTDLINGGISSLGSSSNAAVAGYPSITVPMGFVHGLPIGMLFFSRAWDEGGLIRLAYSYEQATQHRRPAKMLPTLDLRNQ; this is encoded by the coding sequence ATGGGTGGCAAGATGGATCGACGCGACTTCATCAAGGTCAGCGGGCTCGGCGCGGCAGCGGCAGCGACCGTGGGAGCGAGCGGGTGCGTACCGGATGCCACCCCAGCCCCCGGCTCGACGGACGCCTGGTGGACCACTCAGGCGTTCGAGCTCGAGGAGGCCACTATTGCGGGCCTCACCGATGACATGGCCACGGGCCGACGATCATCCGTCGACATCACTCAGCTGTACCTCGATCGGATCGCTGCTCTCGATCGCGACGGGCCACAACTCCGCTCGATCATCGAGACGAACCCAGAAGCGCTCACGCTCGCGGCTGAGCTCGATGAAGAACGCGCGGCCGGAAATGTCCGAGGTCCCCTTCACGGCATTCCGATCGTCGTAAAAGACAACGTCGACACTGCGGACGGGATGATGACGACGGCCGGCTCATACGCGCTGGAAGGTCACATCGCGTCGCAGGACAGCCATGTGGCTGTGCAGCTCAAAGCGGCAGGAGCGATCATCTTGGCCAAGGCCAATCTCTCGGAATGGGCCAACTTCCGGTCCACGCGCTCGAGCTCAGGATGGAGCGGACGAGGCGGGCAGTGCGGGAACGCCTACGCTGTCGACCGGAACCCGTGTGGTTCCTCCGCAGGGTCTGGGGCCGCTACATCGGCCAACTTCTGTGCCGGTTCGATCGGGACTGAAACGAATGGCTCGATCGTTTGTCCATCTTCAGTGAATGGCGTCGTCGGTCTCAAACCCACGGTGGGCCTCGTCAGTCGCTCGGGCATCATCCCCATCGCGCACACACAAGACACAGCCGGACCAATGACGCGGACGGTGGCGGATGCCGCGGCAATGCTCACGGCATTGGCTGGAGCGGACCCGCGCGACCCCATGAGCGCACCCGCCGCTCAATACACTGACACCGACTACCGGGACTTCCTGGACGCCTCAGCGCTTCGGGGCGCCCGCATCGGCGTGGAGCGCAGCTATTTCGGTGCGGACCCGCATCGGGACGACCTGATGGAGCAAGCGATCGTCGACATGGCAAACGCCGGCGCAACGATCATCGACAACGCCGACCTGGTGAACCGATCCAGAATCGGGGCGCCATCGTACCAGGTGCTGCTATATGAATTCAAAACGGACCTAGAACTCTACTTTCAAAGTGTGGCGCCAGAACTGAACATGCGGACGCTGGACGATCTCATCGCATTTAATGAGGCGAACGCGGACCGTGAGATGCCTTGGTTCGGACAAGAAATCGTGATCGAGGCCGCCGCGAAGGGAGACCTGAGTACCCCTGAGTACTTGGAGTCCAAAGAGACCGCACGGCGCTACTCCCAAGACGAGGGCATCGACTGGCTCATGGAGGAGCACCAACTCGACGCAATCGTTGCGCCGACCACACGCTCAGCATGGAAGACAGACTTGATCAACGGTGGAATCTCGAGCCTCGGGTCGTCCAGCAACGCCGCAGTGGCCGGGTATCCGAGCATCACCGTCCCAATGGGGTTCGTTCACGGACTTCCCATCGGGATGCTCTTCTTCAGCCGCGCATGGGACGAGGGTGGCTTGATTCGCTTGGCCTACAGTTATGAACAAGCGACTCAGCACCGACGTCCTGCGAAGATGCTGCCGACGCTGGACCTGCGGAACCAGTAG
- a CDS encoding M42 family metallopeptidase — protein MSHDISFLEKLLDAAGPSGFEVRAARAWRAEAETFADDVQVDVTGNSFAVVNPGGSPRVMLAGHIDEIGLQITHIDDHGFIYIDEIGGWDPQVLVGQRVSIMGRGGDVTGVIGKKAIHLMTADDRIKASETKKLWVDVGAESNDEVAALGIRVGDPMVVLQSMVRLAGGRIASRAIDDRIGAFVVLEAIRMLSDDPPAACATAVATVQEEIGYTGGGARSSAYALEPDVAIAVDVTFSTDAPGVEKKELGDHKLGGGPVLSRGSAAHNEVFEMLAAVAEEEGIPYTVQASPKATRTDADGIFLTRSGVPTGLVSVPNRYMHSPNEVVSIEDLFHSAKLIAAFIRKLTPETDFTPR, from the coding sequence ATGAGCCACGACATCTCTTTCCTAGAGAAACTCCTCGACGCAGCCGGTCCTTCAGGTTTCGAGGTACGCGCTGCTCGAGCTTGGCGCGCCGAGGCCGAGACGTTTGCGGACGACGTGCAGGTGGACGTCACAGGCAATTCGTTCGCCGTCGTGAATCCCGGCGGTTCGCCGCGTGTCATGCTCGCCGGTCACATCGATGAGATCGGACTCCAAATCACGCACATCGACGACCACGGCTTCATCTATATTGATGAGATCGGTGGTTGGGATCCCCAAGTGCTGGTTGGACAGCGAGTGTCGATCATGGGCAGGGGGGGCGACGTCACCGGTGTGATCGGGAAGAAGGCGATCCACTTGATGACCGCCGATGACCGGATCAAAGCATCAGAGACCAAGAAGCTCTGGGTCGATGTGGGTGCGGAATCCAACGACGAGGTTGCGGCTCTGGGTATCCGAGTCGGCGACCCGATGGTGGTCCTACAGAGTATGGTACGCCTCGCCGGTGGCCGCATCGCGAGCCGAGCGATCGACGACAGAATCGGCGCGTTCGTCGTGCTTGAAGCGATCCGGATGTTGTCGGACGATCCTCCGGCGGCGTGTGCGACAGCTGTAGCGACCGTCCAGGAAGAGATCGGTTATACAGGAGGCGGTGCCCGCTCGAGCGCCTATGCGCTCGAACCAGATGTTGCGATCGCTGTGGATGTGACGTTTAGCACCGATGCCCCAGGTGTGGAGAAGAAGGAACTGGGTGACCATAAGTTGGGCGGAGGCCCGGTCCTGAGCCGTGGGTCGGCTGCGCATAACGAGGTTTTCGAGATGCTTGCCGCTGTGGCAGAAGAGGAGGGGATTCCCTATACCGTTCAGGCTTCTCCCAAGGCGACCCGCACGGATGCGGACGGGATCTTCCTCACCCGATCCGGCGTGCCGACAGGGCTCGTTTCGGTCCCCAATCGTTATATGCACTCCCCGAACGAGGTCGTGAGCATCGAGGATCTTTTTCACTCGGCCAAGCTCATTGCGGCGTTCATTCGCAAGCTGACTCCGGAAACGGACTTCACGCCCCGCTAG
- a CDS encoding GAF domain-containing protein — translation MALDSGEVILELQEMRDDGHLSDALLRKAVRTIAVADDDRFHWVGVYLLNEADQELWLHNYVGSGTEHSKIPVGTGICGRAVAERTNLNVADVSADEGYLACSPDTQSELVILIRAGDDIFGQIDIDSDDKAAFTDEDEMALIAIADKLAEQLAAERRA, via the coding sequence ATGGCTTTGGATTCTGGAGAAGTAATACTGGAACTGCAGGAGATGCGGGACGACGGGCACCTTTCGGATGCCCTCCTCCGCAAAGCAGTTCGGACGATTGCCGTAGCGGACGACGACCGGTTCCACTGGGTCGGCGTCTACCTGCTCAATGAGGCCGATCAGGAGCTCTGGCTCCATAACTACGTCGGGTCTGGCACCGAGCACTCGAAGATTCCGGTAGGCACCGGTATCTGCGGTCGAGCGGTGGCTGAGCGCACCAACCTGAATGTTGCCGACGTGAGCGCCGACGAGGGTTACCTCGCTTGCTCACCGGACACGCAGTCAGAACTGGTGATCTTGATCCGCGCCGGAGACGACATCTTCGGTCAGATCGACATTGATTCTGATGATAAAGCTGCGTTCACCGACGAGGACGAGATGGCGTTGATCGCCATCGCTGACAAGCTCGCCGAGCAGCTCGCGGCGGAGCGTCGCGCGTAG